From Streptomyces sp. NBC_00370, a single genomic window includes:
- a CDS encoding carbohydrate ABC transporter permease yields MVTTTTVREPAARTGPDGPAPRPRRGRTPRALRRRPNVLAGLGGFVWLAVIIVPVYYVVISSLRAQQGFFATNPLAFPSHITFDNYSLVLNSGFGRYFLNSVVITIAAVAVTVVLSLMAAYAVVRGNGRFVRSAFSVFLLGLAIPVHATIIPLYYMITKVHLYDSLLALILPSIGFAIPITVLILANFIRDIPKELFESMRMDGASDLRILRSLVMPLARPAIVTVGIYDGLHVWNGFLFPLILTQSPNQRVLPMALWTFQGEFTVNVPAILAAVVLSTLPMLAAYLLGRRYLVRGLTAGFSK; encoded by the coding sequence ATGGTGACGACGACCACGGTCCGGGAGCCCGCGGCGCGGACAGGACCGGACGGCCCGGCACCGCGGCCACGGCGCGGCCGCACGCCGCGCGCGCTGCGCAGGCGGCCCAACGTACTGGCGGGGCTCGGCGGCTTCGTCTGGCTGGCGGTCATCATCGTGCCGGTCTACTACGTGGTGATCTCCAGCCTCCGCGCCCAGCAGGGGTTCTTCGCGACGAACCCGCTGGCGTTCCCCAGCCACATCACCTTCGACAACTACTCGCTGGTGCTGAACAGCGGCTTCGGCCGCTACTTCCTCAACAGCGTCGTCATCACGATCGCCGCCGTCGCCGTCACCGTCGTGCTGTCCCTCATGGCGGCGTACGCGGTGGTGCGGGGCAACGGCCGGTTCGTCCGCTCGGCGTTCTCGGTCTTCCTGCTGGGGCTCGCGATCCCGGTGCACGCGACGATCATTCCGCTGTACTACATGATCACCAAGGTGCATCTGTACGACAGCCTGCTCGCGCTGATCCTCCCGTCCATCGGGTTCGCCATTCCGATCACCGTGCTGATCCTGGCGAACTTCATCCGGGACATCCCCAAGGAACTGTTCGAGTCGATGCGCATGGACGGCGCGAGCGATCTGCGGATCCTGCGCAGCCTCGTCATGCCGCTGGCCCGCCCGGCGATCGTGACGGTCGGCATCTACGACGGGCTGCACGTGTGGAACGGCTTCCTCTTCCCGCTGATCCTCACGCAGAGCCCGAACCAGCGGGTGCTGCCGATGGCGCTGTGGACGTTCCAGGGCGAGTTCACCGTGAACGTGCCGGCGATCCTCGCCGCCGTGGTGCTCTCCACGCTGCCCATGCTCGCCGCGTATCTGCTCGGGCGGCGCTATCTCGTACGCGGTCTGACGGCCGGCTTCAGCAAGTGA
- a CDS encoding carbohydrate ABC transporter permease, which translates to MSVLPTDNPAARRRGSGASGLFAVPALLMFVVFALVPLAGAVVLSFTHWDGLGAITWQGLSNWTRVLHDPLTGNALLLTVKIMVVSWVVQTPISLLLGVFTAGTQRYRAVLAALYFVPLLLSSAAVAIAFKALLDPNFGIGGAPGLHALAQNWLGDPDLVLYVVIFVIAWQFVPFHTLLYQAAVRQIPDSLYEAATIDGAGRLQQFWYITLPQLRNTVITSSTLMITGSLTYFDVVFVLTAGGPGNSTRLLPVDMYLTGFQANDMGDASVLAVILVVIGLALAFVLTRFSGFSRMRSEQEGL; encoded by the coding sequence GTGTCTGTCCTCCCTACCGACAACCCGGCGGCCCGTCGCCGCGGTTCGGGCGCGAGCGGGCTGTTCGCCGTACCGGCCCTGCTGATGTTCGTCGTGTTCGCCCTGGTGCCGCTGGCCGGCGCCGTGGTGCTCAGCTTCACGCACTGGGACGGCCTCGGCGCCATCACCTGGCAGGGGCTGAGCAACTGGACCCGGGTCCTGCACGACCCGCTCACCGGCAACGCCCTGCTGCTGACCGTGAAGATCATGGTGGTCTCGTGGGTGGTGCAGACCCCCATCAGCCTGCTGCTCGGGGTCTTCACCGCCGGCACCCAGCGCTACCGCGCCGTGCTCGCCGCGCTCTACTTCGTACCGCTGCTGCTGTCGTCGGCGGCCGTGGCCATCGCGTTCAAGGCGCTGCTCGACCCGAACTTCGGGATCGGCGGCGCACCGGGGCTGCACGCCCTGGCGCAGAACTGGCTGGGCGATCCCGACCTGGTGCTGTACGTGGTGATCTTCGTGATCGCCTGGCAGTTCGTGCCGTTCCACACGCTGCTCTACCAGGCGGCCGTGCGGCAGATCCCGGACTCCCTGTACGAGGCGGCGACGATCGACGGGGCCGGCCGGCTCCAGCAGTTCTGGTACATCACGCTGCCGCAGCTGCGTAACACCGTCATCACCTCGTCGACACTGATGATCACCGGCTCGCTGACCTATTTCGACGTGGTCTTCGTGCTGACGGCGGGCGGTCCCGGCAACTCCACCCGGCTGCTGCCGGTCGACATGTATCTGACCGGCTTCCAGGCCAACGACATGGGCGACGCCAGTGTCCTCGCCGTGATCCTCGTCGTCATCGGGCTCGCCCTGGCCTTCGTACTGACCAGGTTCTCCGGCTTCAGCCGGATGCGCAGTGAACAGGAAGGTCTCTGA
- a CDS encoding ABC transporter substrate-binding protein → MTGSVTSRRTVLAGLAALVGGTAVGCGTSGPSTGASGGGGKGSASVWIISGVTEKAFQNSFDSWNSAHSDQRIGVQSFANDPYKQKIRTAVGAGQSPTLIYGWGGGVLNSYVQAGSVDDLSDLAADPQLKGRFLPSIAKAGTVGGKTYALPNNGVKPVMVYYNKDLFAKIGAQPPASWGELMALVPKFKKAGTAPFTVSGQAKWPLLPWLSYLMDRIGGPGVLNDILANKPDAWSNPAVTQANEMIQQLVKADGFVKGFASISTDSGADIALLYTGKAAMSLGLPATYQTIQTADPKFISDGKLGYFPFPTVEGGKGDPANVAGNPSNFWSISASASAAEKAAARAYIKSDLLNAQYAADLLSVGNVPPVANLDAQLAKASDPEYFKAIYELASKAPNFALSLDQALSPQQGDSVLTALQQIFLGEISPKKFASTMNATISA, encoded by the coding sequence ATGACGGGATCGGTCACCTCACGCAGAACTGTGCTCGCGGGACTCGCGGCCCTGGTCGGCGGTACGGCGGTGGGCTGCGGCACCTCGGGGCCCAGCACCGGCGCTTCCGGCGGCGGCGGCAAGGGCAGCGCCTCCGTGTGGATCATCAGCGGGGTCACCGAGAAGGCGTTCCAGAACTCGTTCGACTCCTGGAACAGCGCCCACTCGGACCAGCGGATCGGCGTCCAGTCCTTCGCCAACGACCCCTACAAGCAGAAGATCCGCACCGCCGTCGGGGCCGGCCAGTCCCCCACCCTGATCTACGGCTGGGGCGGCGGCGTCCTCAACTCGTACGTCCAGGCGGGCTCGGTCGACGACCTCAGCGACCTCGCGGCCGACCCGCAGCTCAAGGGCCGGTTCCTGCCCTCGATCGCCAAGGCGGGCACGGTCGGCGGCAAGACGTACGCGCTGCCGAACAACGGCGTGAAGCCGGTGATGGTCTATTACAACAAGGACCTGTTCGCCAAGATCGGCGCCCAGCCGCCCGCGAGCTGGGGCGAACTGATGGCGCTGGTGCCGAAGTTCAAGAAGGCCGGGACAGCCCCCTTCACCGTCAGCGGACAGGCCAAGTGGCCGCTGCTGCCGTGGCTTTCCTATCTGATGGACCGCATCGGCGGCCCCGGCGTGCTGAACGACATCCTCGCGAACAAGCCGGACGCGTGGTCCAACCCGGCCGTCACCCAGGCCAACGAGATGATCCAGCAGCTGGTGAAGGCCGACGGCTTCGTCAAGGGCTTCGCCTCGATCTCCACCGACAGCGGCGCCGACATCGCGCTGCTGTACACGGGCAAGGCGGCGATGAGCCTCGGGCTGCCGGCCACGTACCAGACCATCCAGACGGCCGACCCGAAGTTCATCAGCGACGGCAAGCTCGGCTACTTCCCGTTCCCGACCGTCGAGGGCGGCAAGGGCGATCCGGCCAACGTGGCGGGCAACCCGTCCAACTTCTGGTCGATCTCGGCGTCGGCGAGCGCGGCCGAGAAGGCCGCAGCGCGCGCCTACATCAAGAGCGATCTGCTCAACGCCCAGTACGCGGCGGACCTGTTGTCCGTCGGCAATGTGCCGCCCGTGGCGAATCTGGACGCACAGCTCGCCAAGGCGAGCGACCCGGAGTACTTCAAGGCGATCTACGAACTCGCCTCCAAGGCACCGAACTTCGCACTCTCCCTGGACCAGGCGCTGAGCCCGCAGCAGGGCGACTCCGTACTGACGGCGCTCCAGCAGATCTTCCTGGGCGAGATCAGCCCCAAGAAATTCGCGTCCACCATGAACGCGACCATTTCCGCCTGA
- a CDS encoding LacI family DNA-binding transcriptional regulator, which yields MTTHRVTIRDVASQAGVSVATVSKVLNERHGVAVSTVERVRAVIEQLGYESSLVARSLRNHRTNVVGVLVWAIEPYSAELLKGAARAIKGTGYELVVYSTGGEGGGHIGWERRYLSRLSGTLIDGAVLVTPTVSAEGIGSPVVAVDPHVGGDAVPTVDADNFRGAQLAVEHLLALGHRRIGFLGRPPRDLESGKQREYGYRAALEAAGIAFDPELVRAAGYEESESTEAARQLLELPERPTAIFAANDLSAISTMEVALTLGMTVPDDLSVIGFDNVPESTMVRPGLTTIEQPLQLMGQRAVEMLLEVLAGREPSQRRLRLPTRLVVRESCAPPPLSARRPGTAAGAAASAGAGAELPAARGASADTDAASAAYEQS from the coding sequence GTGACCACTCATCGTGTGACCATCCGCGACGTCGCCTCGCAAGCCGGAGTCTCGGTGGCGACCGTCTCCAAAGTGCTGAACGAACGTCACGGGGTGGCGGTGAGCACGGTGGAGCGGGTGCGCGCGGTCATCGAGCAGCTCGGCTACGAGTCGAGCCTGGTGGCGCGCAGCCTGCGCAACCACCGCACGAATGTGGTCGGCGTGCTGGTCTGGGCCATCGAGCCGTACAGCGCCGAACTGCTCAAGGGCGCGGCGCGCGCGATCAAGGGCACCGGGTACGAGCTGGTCGTGTACTCGACGGGCGGTGAGGGCGGCGGCCACATCGGGTGGGAGCGCCGCTATCTCTCACGGCTTTCGGGGACCTTGATCGACGGGGCCGTGCTGGTGACGCCGACGGTCTCCGCCGAGGGGATCGGCTCGCCGGTCGTCGCCGTCGACCCGCATGTCGGGGGCGACGCGGTGCCGACGGTGGACGCCGACAACTTCCGTGGCGCGCAGCTGGCGGTGGAGCATCTGCTGGCGCTCGGCCACCGCAGGATCGGTTTCCTCGGCAGGCCGCCGCGCGACCTGGAGTCGGGCAAGCAGCGGGAGTACGGCTACCGCGCGGCGCTGGAGGCCGCCGGTATCGCGTTCGACCCGGAGCTGGTGCGGGCGGCGGGGTACGAGGAGAGCGAATCGACCGAGGCGGCGCGGCAGTTGCTCGAACTGCCCGAGCGGCCCACGGCGATCTTCGCGGCCAACGACCTGTCGGCGATCTCCACCATGGAGGTGGCGCTCACCCTCGGGATGACGGTCCCGGACGACCTGTCGGTCATCGGCTTCGACAACGTGCCGGAGAGCACGATGGTGCGGCCCGGACTGACCACCATCGAGCAGCCGTTGCAGCTGATGGGGCAGCGGGCGGTGGAGATGCTGCTGGAGGTCCTGGCCGGGCGTGAGCCGTCGCAGCGCCGGCTGCGGCTGCCCACGCGGCTCGTCGTGCGCGAGTCCTGCGCGCCGCCGCCGCTCAGCGCGCGGCGTCCGGGCACGGCCGCGGGTGCGGCTGCGAGCGCGGGCGCAGGCGCGGAACTGCCGGCGGCGCGCGGCGCCTCGGCCGACACCGATGCGGCGAGCGCCGCGTACGAACAGTCCTGA
- a CDS encoding TetR/AcrR family transcriptional regulator: MTSFQRARSEEQRAVRRQAILDTAAAMLTEMPVAQLSLNELSRRVGLAKSNVLRYFESREAVLLDLMNEATRTWLDGFEAEVATAVDAKAEPYERADQLAAALAASLAEHPVLCDLIGAQASVLERNVSPEATAEYKRAAVANVLDLVRLVGRLLPELDEADATRFTTAAVMMTGAVWSHAHPSAAVLTVYERDAELGALRMDFTATLTDVCQTLLSGLLVRATRRATA; the protein is encoded by the coding sequence ATGACGAGCTTCCAGCGCGCCCGCAGCGAGGAGCAGCGCGCCGTGCGCAGACAGGCGATCCTCGACACGGCGGCGGCGATGCTCACGGAGATGCCGGTGGCCCAGCTCAGCCTCAACGAGCTGAGCCGGCGCGTGGGACTGGCGAAGTCGAACGTGCTGCGCTACTTCGAGTCGCGCGAGGCCGTCCTGCTGGACCTGATGAACGAGGCGACGCGCACCTGGCTGGACGGCTTCGAGGCCGAGGTCGCCACCGCTGTCGACGCGAAGGCCGAACCGTACGAGCGCGCCGACCAGTTGGCGGCGGCGCTGGCCGCCTCACTGGCGGAGCATCCGGTGCTGTGCGATCTGATCGGCGCGCAGGCGTCGGTACTTGAGCGGAACGTGTCACCCGAGGCGACGGCCGAGTACAAGCGCGCGGCCGTCGCGAACGTGCTGGATCTGGTGCGGCTGGTCGGCCGGCTGCTGCCCGAACTCGACGAGGCGGACGCGACGCGCTTCACCACCGCGGCCGTGATGATGACCGGGGCCGTGTGGTCGCACGCGCATCCGTCGGCCGCCGTGCTGACGGTCTACGAGCGCGACGCCGAACTGGGCGCCCTGCGCATGGACTTCACGGCCACCCTCACCGACGTGTGCCAGACCCTGCTGTCAGGGCTGCTCGTACGCGCCACCCGCCGGGCCACCGCCTGA
- a CDS encoding SDR family oxidoreductase, translating to MYTVPDQHGRLAVVTGANSGTGKEAAKRLAGAGARVVLAVRTVAKGEQARAEILAAHPDARLDVRRIDLAELDSVREFADGLIAEGSPLDLLVNNAGVMSPPSRIATADGFELQMGSNFLGPFALTLRLLPLLLAADAPRVATMTSGTANYGTIDFQDLQWESRRYSAVRSYAQSKLADLILTRQLAVVAAERGWPLLSTAAHPGYTKTNLQTAGASLGTGKPSFTYSLMNRFDILPSQGVEQGAEPLLYAATSPDAVAAGYYGPGGRFGLVGPAAPARTTRRARDTEVNARLWSEAERLTGVTLPAAVR from the coding sequence ATGTACACCGTTCCCGACCAGCACGGCAGGCTCGCCGTCGTCACGGGCGCCAACAGCGGTACGGGCAAGGAGGCGGCGAAGCGCCTCGCAGGCGCGGGGGCGCGCGTCGTGCTCGCCGTCCGTACGGTCGCCAAGGGCGAGCAGGCACGCGCCGAGATCCTCGCCGCGCATCCGGACGCACGGCTCGACGTGCGCAGGATCGACCTCGCGGAGCTGGACTCCGTACGGGAGTTCGCCGACGGGCTCATCGCCGAGGGGTCCCCGCTCGACCTGCTGGTCAACAACGCCGGCGTGATGTCGCCGCCGAGCCGGATCGCCACCGCAGACGGCTTCGAGCTCCAGATGGGCAGCAACTTCCTCGGCCCGTTCGCCCTGACGCTCAGGCTCCTGCCGCTGCTGCTCGCGGCGGACGCGCCCCGGGTGGCCACCATGACCAGCGGCACCGCCAACTACGGCACGATCGACTTCCAGGATCTGCAGTGGGAGAGCCGCCGCTACAGCGCGGTCCGCTCCTACGCCCAGTCGAAGCTCGCCGACCTGATCCTGACCCGTCAGCTCGCCGTTGTCGCCGCCGAGCGCGGCTGGCCGCTGCTGAGCACCGCCGCCCACCCCGGCTACACGAAGACCAACCTGCAGACGGCAGGGGCGAGCCTCGGCACCGGCAAGCCGTCCTTCACGTACTCGCTGATGAACCGGTTCGACATCCTGCCCTCGCAGGGCGTCGAGCAGGGCGCCGAGCCGCTGCTGTACGCGGCGACCAGCCCGGACGCCGTCGCCGCCGGTTACTACGGCCCCGGCGGGCGCTTCGGTCTCGTCGGCCCTGCGGCGCCCGCGCGTACCACCCGCAGGGCGCGCGACACCGAGGTCAACGCCCGGCTGTGGAGCGAGGCG